A stretch of Plesiomonas shigelloides DNA encodes these proteins:
- a CDS encoding NUDIX hydrolase, with product MSDKLRFTPHVTVANVVHCQGKFLLVEEHINGKVLYNQPAGHLEANESVLDAARRELWEESGLRMQPQSLLKIFQWTAPDGTPFIRFTFAIDLDQCPPCEPQDPDIVACHWVSADEMRHMALRSPLVMESISLFLQPERIPLSVLAVV from the coding sequence TGGTGCACTGTCAGGGCAAGTTTCTGCTGGTCGAAGAGCACATTAATGGCAAGGTTTTGTACAACCAACCAGCGGGGCATCTGGAAGCCAATGAAAGCGTGCTGGACGCTGCGCGCCGTGAATTATGGGAAGAAAGTGGCCTGCGCATGCAGCCACAGTCATTGCTGAAAATCTTCCAGTGGACTGCGCCAGACGGTACGCCATTTATTCGCTTTACGTTTGCTATCGATTTAGATCAGTGTCCGCCTTGTGAACCGCAAGATCCGGATATCGTCGCCTGCCATTGGGTCAGCGCCGATGAGATGCGTCATATGGCCCTGCGTAGCCCCTTGGTGATGGAAAGTATCTCGTTGTTTTTACAGCCGGAGCGTATCCCTCTTTCCGTGCTTGCGGTTGTCTAA